The region AATCTCCAAAGCTTGCATACATTGTAAACTATTTCTTCTATCTCATGATTTAATAGCTATCTTTTATTagtaataagaaagaaaaaaaaagctaaaaGTTTCTTTTTTGATGAAATCTTTAACTTTCTGCAGATGGGCATCAGACAATGAATTCACAGGAAAGATACCTGACTTCATAGGAAATTGGACAAATCTTAATACCTTGTAAGTCAAGTCAAGCAGTTATTTTTTGTTGCTGTTGCTTTTCTTTTGTGTAAGTAATAATATATTGGTGTGGCACTACCTAATATATTTCAATATTAACAATTGTTAGCTCCTTTTCTATGTTCCTGCAGGAGATTTCAAGGGAACTCTTTTGAAGGACCAATACCATCAACGTTTGCAAATCTGACATCTCTAACAGACTTGTGAGTACCACACTCAATAGTCACTTCCATATTTATATGCAAACTTTTAAATCTAACATTCTTGCGTGTGAATTATATGTAGGAGGTTAAGTGAAATATCATCTAATGCAAGTACTTCTCTTGCATTTATCAGAAATATGAAGTCTCTAAGTAAATTGTAAGTAACATGGTTTTGATACATCATCACACCCTTTCTAATAAATGATTCAAAcatatcttcttttcttttgtgaTGTTCTGTGTTGGAATATAATCTAACAGCTTTTAAATACAACCTGTAGAGTacttaggaataacaatatcactGGTTCAATTCCATCAAATATCGGAGAACTCCAACAGTTACAACATCTGTAAGTTGATTAAAGAACTCAAAACTACCCTACTTGCACTAATAATTTTTCAATTTTCATGTTCACTCATGAAGTTGCACTTTTTGTTTACAGAGATTTGAGCTTCAACAAATTCAATGGACAGATTCCAGGCTCTCTTTTCAACATTAGCTCACTCTCTTATCTGTAATACATCTTTTATCTTCTATTGTAACATAATGCCTCAAGAAATACTTTTTCTCTGTAAAATATCAGCAGCTCTTTTTATTGTATGCTTCCTGATAGCTACTATGAAAGTATTAAACCAAGTAATTTTGGTTCCTTAATCAGGTTTCTTGGAAATAATAGCCTAAACGGAACTCTGCCTCAACAAAGAAGTACATCTCTTCTCAATATGTAAGTAAATATATCTGATATTTTAGTAGTTGGGTAAATGTTTAGCAACATTCATAGTAATGACTCTGAAATTGACTTTCATGTACAATGCTATTCTTTCAGTGATCTGTCATACAATAATCTAATGGGGAGCATTCCGTCTTGGGTCAACAATCAACAAAATCTACACATGTATGTTTTAACTCTTAACATTAAGAGGGATCGATTTTCTTTCTAGTTTAGTACCTTTACGTTTGTGTTCAACAATCTCTATTTATAGTTGTAGTACATGTTTGTACCATtggattaacttttttttaatattttaaacagTAACTTGGTTGGCAACAACTTTACAATAGATAGCTCAAACAACAGGTAATTCTTCAGTATTTTAGAATAGCTTCCTTCATTTTTTGCTCTTAGTTGTATTGTACCTAACATTTAACATGTATGTTAGTGTCTATTGCTTCAAGCTGTTTCTTTGCAATTGTTGTTCAATATATAACTTCCTTCTTTTGTCTAAATTTATTCTTTGTTGGCCTTCAGTTCTCTTCTTGCAAAATTGAACTGTCTTCAAAAGAATTTCCCCTGCGGTCTAGGCCGTCCCATATGTAAGTACATTTTAATTGATTACTAAACCTTTCACGCAGTTGATTCAAATCATTTGATAACTTGTCCTTTTGCGAATGTACTAGTGAGAAAACCTTTTCTGAACATTCTTAGCTATATGCCTttgtttttaaaatgaaaattacCTTGCCGTGCAGATTCTAGTTTCGGAATTAACTCTGGTGGTACTGAAATTACATCTTCTGATAAAATTTTGTATGAGAAGGATAATGAGAATTTGGGTCCAGCTACACATTTTGTCACCAGCAGCAACAGATGGGCAGAAAGCAATGTTGGAACTTTTGTAGATAGCAACAATGCTAGTAGCTTTACAAGTTTTTCATTATCTCAGTTCACAAATACTTTAGACACAGAACTATTCCAGACATCAAGGCTATCTGCTTCATCGCTGAGATACTATGGTCTAGGGCTTGAGAATGGTAACTACACTGTCAAACTCCAGTTTGCAGAAATTGTTATACAGAGTTCTCGCAACTGGAAAAGCGTTGGCAGGCATGTATTTGATATTTATATCCAGGTATTGTTCACCTACATGTTCTATGCATATGTTCTTATAAGCATTTTCTTTTGTTGAGTGAAATTTAATTTCATTGTTTTTTGCAAACAGGAAAATATGCTCTTTTTCTAattatttgtgtatatttttAGGGAATTCGAGTTTTAAAAGATTTTGACATAAAAAAGGAGGCTGGTGGACTCTCTTTTAGAGCAGTAGAGAGAGAATTTACGGCTCATGTTTCACAGAACTTCCTTGAAGTCCACCTCTTTTGGGCTGGAAAAGGAACTTGTTGTATACCTGCTCAAGGTACTTATGGGCCTTCCATTGCAGCAATCAGTGCCACCCCAGGTAAGAATAATATGGTGTGGATATTTTTAAGCTCTATTTTTAAAGGAATTACAAGTCTCATTTGGTTGACCATGGTTGTTTTAATACAGATTTTACACCCACTGTCAGTAACAAATCTCCAAGCACTAAGAAGAACCATACAGGTCTGATTGTGGGAATTGTTGTCGGATTTGCTGTTTTAAGCGTTTTGTGTGTGTTAGTGGCAATCTACATTGCTCAACGAAGAAAGAGAGCTCAAATGAATGAAGGTAACATTTCTTGATCTATTGCGTACTGGTTTTTCTTTTACTATATTCCAGCTTTGAACTTGAAATTCCGACTGTGATCTGTTTCTTAAGAAAACTACTTCATTATTGGCATTTCAGCACACAGTACACCAATTTATTGACTGTTAATTGCTTTGCAGAGTTCGTTGGAATGGATGTTAAACCATTCACTTTCAGCTATAGCGAACTGAAGGGAGCTACCAATGATTTCAATTCTACTAATAAGTTGGGAGAAGGAGGATTTGGACCTGTCTACAAGGTATGCAGTTTCATTAATCAATGTCAGAACAACTTTGCGGCTAAAATTATCATTTGTTGATGAAACAAAAGCTCATTATTTGATTTTCCTTATTACTCAACAGGGAACGCTTGAAGATGGAAGAGTTGTTGCTGTGAAGCAACTGTCTGTGACTTCTCATCAAGGAAAGAGCCAGTTTGTTGCTGAAATTGCCACAATATCTGCTGTGCAACATCGTAACCTGGTAAAATTGTATGGATGTTGTATTGAGGGAGATAAAAGACTTCTTGTTTACGAGTACCTAGAAAACAAGAGTCTTGATCAAGCATTATTTGGTATGTGGATAACAATATTGTTGTTTGTTTGTATAAATACAAGCATATAATgccaaataaattttaaaatgtcAATGCTATCATGTATCAGGGAAGCATAGCTTAAAGCTGGATTGGCCAACACGTTTCGATATTTGCATGGGTGTGGCAAGAGGTCTAACTTATCTTCATGAGGAGTCACGACTTAGAATTGTACATAGAGATGTCAAGTCCAGCAACATTCTGCTTGACTATAGTCTCATCCCCAAAATATCAGATTTTGGTTTGGCTAAACTTTATGATGATAAACAGACTCATATAAGTACACGAGTTGCTGGAACAATGTAAGTTAAATCTTGATGAGAACTTAGTCTTtggcttgttttttttttttactaatggTTTTTAACTTAATCTGTTTGATGAAATTGCAGTGGTTATCTTGCACCAGAATACGCCATGCGTGGTCACCTCACAGAGAAAACAGATATCTTTGCCTTTGGAGTTGTGGCTCTAGAGCTTGTCAGTGGCAGGCCAAATTCTGACTCTACTTTAGATGAAGAAAGGATGTACCTTCTTGAATGGGTACTGAAAATCAAATTGTTATGAGCTATGCTTTTTGTGATTAGTTTTCTTAATAGATTTTGATCTTGAATCATATTTACGATTGTTTCTTGCTCATTAGGCCTGGAATTTGCATGAACAAGGCCGTGAACTCGAACTGGTGGATTCAGAACTATCAGAATTCGACGAGGAAGAAGTGAAGAGAATCATTGGAGTGGCTCTACTATGCACTCAAACTTCACCAACAGTGCGTCCATCTATGTCCAGAGTGGTGGCAATGATTTCAGGAGACACTGATGTGAGTACTGAAATTTCAAGGCCTGGTTACTTGGCTGATTGGAAATTCAATGATGTGAGTAGTCTAATGAGTCATATTTCAAAAGGGACCGATTCTAGCTTTTATGACTCATCTGCAAGCACAAGCATGGTGGCAGACGCAAAGCCACCAGCAACAGCTAGTGGCACAGCTCAACCAAATGTTCACAGCACTGTTAGGGAGGGAAGGTGATGAAAAATTAGTTTAAGTTTGGTTTGCGGGATGTTCTATACTTCTTAGTTGTACAATGTAAGATTCCAATGAAGACTGTTTTTTTTCCACCCCAATTtgtagttatttaattatttttgttataGTTATTTACTCTCTAACTTTATGATTGAGTTTTGAGAAGTGGATTCTTGTAGACTCTTGgactttataaaaaataaaaataaataatgggtTGGAGACCCTTGTCCCTTGGGTGTGCACTTGCCACTTAGCCCTACATTGGTTATATGTGTGGATTATAAGTGGTATTTATGTTGTAATGcctcgaaatccctaatgtggtttaatggttggattagtaggccggaagggccataactgtttaattatgccattaggttatgcatgtttatgtgaattatattataatatgatgttatatgcatgcatgtgagtccacatttgattattaaggtgtttcggtaatttggcccgttgagggtatatttgtgtattttaggtgcatattgtgatttctGGATGAGATccaattattatggagatatattcgagctattcggcatgagacggtcttatattgtgaattagcagttttgtcataacggggtcaattattgagtaatgagaatgtttatttgatgataaattgggagttattgagatcaagaggaaattctgggagttttgactataatacccccgggagtgttttcgggaccccgagcactaggttttatttagggttacttaagcttgaagtagcttgtcagatagaatcgTACATTAGAAAacattttttctctctctctctctctcgttagttcgttttaccattcgaggcattttcgaagaaatctcgagttctaggagtcggaatcaagcgaggattgaggcatagtcatcctaggaaagattagaagcttcttgatcgaATGATttaacggaaaacaacccaatcgaaggtaatctaagctttaagttttgggtttttagagtttctaagcttcgaattggattttgtgaatcgttgagtttttgattcgtttgagccttgggttttggtggttttggactaTTGGGAAGTTtgtgaactttgatttttggatttggaagtgtttaggtatttttttggagggtttgggatgaaagAGGTCGAGttttggctggttctgggttgggggtcgcggcccctagcttgaagaagcaggtgggaacattttggccttgctgggcgccgcggccctgtgtatggggcgccgcgacccttgctcctgttgtggctgggggccgcagctcaatgtgctagggtcgcggctcttaagcAGTTTTGAGCctgtttgtgtgttttgacctcgagaacttggttttaggcctcgggatagttcctactacccggattagtggggattgatgtcccggaggctagatcttggttcaggAACCTATGTTGTTCatttttttattgatgatgtcccgtgtttggttatgactaggcgaCTGCTAAAGActtaaagtcagatcgttctcaaggatcgttcttttactcattctcgctcgaatcagaggtaagaaaacggcaccccatatgtgacgtgcgtggttattattgaggcatgttgactgtttaaatgtggacattgattgcatatcaaatgcttagcaaatcttgcttacttgtgcatggcattgactcattagtcaaggattggcaatggtgtcagtattaaccgtgaagctgtgactcat is a window of Humulus lupulus chromosome 4, drHumLupu1.1, whole genome shotgun sequence DNA encoding:
- the LOC133829945 gene encoding probable LRR receptor-like serine/threonine-protein kinase At1g56140, whose translation is MSGASSSSPSGAAFSIFTIVVACIFVLAPFARAQNGTQATTDPSEVRALNSIFNQWKIKANTQQWNTTGDPCSGAAVDDSSFDDGTFNPFIKCDCSFNNSSLCHITQLKVYAVDVVGPIPEELWTLTFLFNLNLAQNFLTGSLSSSIGNLTKMQYLSLGINALSGEVPKELGQLTELLSLSFSSNNFSGPLPSELGNLNKLEQLYIDSSGVSGEIPSTFANLQSLHTLWASDNEFTGKIPDFIGNWTNLNTLRFQGNSFEGPIPSTFANLTSLTDLRLSEISSNASTSLAFIRNMKSLSKLVLRNNNITGSIPSNIGELQQLQHLDLSFNKFNGQIPGSLFNISSLSYLFLGNNSLNGTLPQQRSTSLLNIDLSYNNLMGSIPSWVNNQQNLHINLVGNNFTIDSSNNSSLLAKLNCLQKNFPCGLGRPIYSSFGINSGGTEITSSDKILYEKDNENLGPATHFVTSSNRWAESNVGTFVDSNNASSFTSFSLSQFTNTLDTELFQTSRLSASSLRYYGLGLENGNYTVKLQFAEIVIQSSRNWKSVGRHVFDIYIQGIRVLKDFDIKKEAGGLSFRAVEREFTAHVSQNFLEVHLFWAGKGTCCIPAQGTYGPSIAAISATPDFTPTVSNKSPSTKKNHTGLIVGIVVGFAVLSVLCVLVAIYIAQRRKRAQMNEEFVGMDVKPFTFSYSELKGATNDFNSTNKLGEGGFGPVYKGTLEDGRVVAVKQLSVTSHQGKSQFVAEIATISAVQHRNLVKLYGCCIEGDKRLLVYEYLENKSLDQALFGKHSLKLDWPTRFDICMGVARGLTYLHEESRLRIVHRDVKSSNILLDYSLIPKISDFGLAKLYDDKQTHISTRVAGTIGYLAPEYAMRGHLTEKTDIFAFGVVALELVSGRPNSDSTLDEERMYLLEWAWNLHEQGRELELVDSELSEFDEEEVKRIIGVALLCTQTSPTVRPSMSRVVAMISGDTDVSTEISRPGYLADWKFNDVSSLMSHISKGTDSSFYDSSASTSMVADAKPPATASGTAQPNVHSTVREGR